A window from Pyrococcus kukulkanii encodes these proteins:
- a CDS encoding ATPase, whose amino-acid sequence MRIIPRRIEISKLKTPGWKMLYGRRKTGKTFLVEHFLQYDEFFFVGKDGTVYDRNRNGKMSYREFFAIFPRLLNGVVVVDEFHRLPEEFLDLLHMNSGKGELILITSTLWLAKKILLGKRSPLLGIVRPIKISLIDERDILIGLSKDLSEKELIEAATYLREPLLIPYYTPPVRKFLPDFLHDSSLMIKELIGEIFTEEERRLTSVYEGILKGVSDGKTTSTELSSYLFSLGLIEKDNPGILQKYLGILTEMGILRKVEVIGKRRKKFHYYHVSPLFDLHYYLEAKYAYTELDIPEEYIRKVVEEKLPLHVEDFIAELFSKLYGMKRLYIELPNLQLDVALGSFKRIEMVGEVKWKEFVGRDEIRKIEEKLSRIDARRFLVVPSLDSLEKEPEGVEVLTPEDILRMVIEDEGSRYGL is encoded by the coding sequence ATGAGAATAATTCCTAGAAGGATAGAAATTTCGAAGCTGAAAACGCCAGGGTGGAAGATGCTCTATGGAAGAAGGAAAACTGGAAAGACTTTTTTAGTTGAGCATTTCCTTCAATATGACGAGTTTTTCTTCGTTGGTAAGGATGGGACTGTATACGATAGAAACAGAAATGGAAAAATGAGTTACAGGGAGTTCTTTGCTATTTTTCCAAGATTGCTTAATGGTGTAGTTGTAGTTGATGAATTTCACAGATTGCCAGAGGAGTTCTTAGATTTACTTCACATGAACTCGGGGAAGGGAGAACTTATCCTTATAACCTCCACACTCTGGCTTGCCAAAAAGATCCTATTAGGGAAGAGAAGTCCCCTCCTTGGGATAGTAAGGCCAATAAAGATAAGTCTAATTGACGAGAGGGACATCCTAATAGGCCTTTCCAAGGACCTCTCCGAGAAGGAACTTATCGAAGCGGCAACTTACCTGCGTGAGCCCCTTTTAATCCCATACTACACTCCGCCAGTGAGGAAATTTCTCCCTGACTTCCTCCATGATTCGTCTCTTATGATAAAGGAGCTTATTGGAGAGATATTCACAGAAGAAGAAAGGAGACTAACTTCAGTGTATGAGGGAATATTAAAAGGTGTATCAGATGGAAAAACGACAAGTACCGAGCTTTCGTCTTATCTCTTTTCACTCGGCCTAATAGAGAAGGATAATCCTGGGATCTTGCAGAAGTATCTTGGGATACTAACTGAAATGGGGATCTTAAGGAAAGTCGAAGTGATAGGTAAAAGGAGAAAGAAGTTCCACTACTATCATGTTTCGCCTCTTTTTGATCTCCACTACTACTTGGAGGCCAAGTATGCCTATACAGAGCTAGATATTCCTGAAGAATATATAAGAAAAGTCGTTGAGGAAAAATTGCCCCTTCACGTTGAGGACTTCATAGCGGAGCTGTTTTCAAAGCTTTATGGGATGAAAAGACTCTACATAGAACTTCCCAATCTTCAGCTTGACGTTGCCCTGGGATCCTTTAAGAGAATCGAGATGGTTGGTGAGGTTAAGTGGAAAGAGTTCGTCGGGAGGGATGAGATCAGGAAAATAGAGGAGAAGTTAAGTCGAATTGACGCTAGGAGGTTTTTAGTAGTTCCAAGTTTAGATTCGTTGGAGAAAGAGCCGGAGGGGGTTGAGGTTTTAACCCCTGAGGATATACTCAGGATGGTGATCGAAGATGAAGGTTCTCGTTACGGGCTTTGA